In Novipirellula artificiosorum, the genomic window AACACGTGGTGGCGGAAACATGTGGTTCGTGCTCGCCGCAATCATCTCAGCAGTCTTGATCAGCGCATTTTGGTTCGGAAATACCGAGCAACGACTCCGTTACCCCGATCTGCTGGCACTGCTGAAAGAGCAGTCCCGCTCGCTTGCGACCGAGCAGCCGCAAGGGGACCCGAATGTGAACCGCGAGAGTGCGGCGACCGAGGATGCGGAAGCCGAAACCGACGATGGCGTGATCGTGGTTCCGTCGATTGCCGATTCGTCGCGCCAGATCGAGTACAGCAATCCGCAAGACATCCTGGTCGCCGAGGACATGATCACCGGCACCGTGCTCTACCGCGAACTCAAAAAACAAGGCGACTTATCAGCCTCGCCGCGGACACGTGTGAAGTTCGAGACCATCCGGACGATGCGGAACGAAGCCGAAGACGCTCAATTGGCCGAATTGCTCGAGTCGTCGGGCGTCGTTTGGGACAATGACCGACCGAGTCGTTTTTTTGAAGACCATTGGCCAGAACTGCTGATGATCGGTGTCTTGGTGATGTTGGGCATCATGATGCTGCGGCGAATGGGTGGCGTCGGTTCGCCGATGTCGTTTTCTCGCAGCCGAGGCAAGCTTTACGGTCAAGAGGATTTGCCGGTCACGTTCGGAGACGTTGCCGGGATCGAAGAAGCGATCGATGAGGTCCGCGAGGTGGTCGATTTTTTAAAGAACAGCGAAAAGTACCAAGCGCTCGGCGGTCGGATTCCCAAGGGAGTCCTGTTGGTTGGCCCTCCAGGAACCGGTAAGACATTGCTCGCCAAAGCGATCGCGGGCGAAGCGGGGGTTCCGTTCTTTAGTCTGTCCGGCAGCGATTTTGTTGAGATGTTTGTCGGCGTTGGAGCGGCTCGTGTGCGCGACATGTTCCAACAAGCAACCAGCCGTGCGCCGTGCATTATCTTTATCGATGAGCTCGACGCATTAGGGAAGAGTCGCAGCGGCAGCGTCGTCGGCGGCCACGACGAACGCGAACAAACCCTCAACGCATTGTTGGTGGAAATGGACGGTTTCGATTCGAATTCGGGCGTGATGATTGTTGCGGCAACCAATCGACCCGAAACACTCGACCCGGCGCTGTTGCGTCCTGGACGTTTCGATCGACATGTCTTGGTCGATCGGCCTGATGTTGGCGGCCGTGAAGAAATCTTGAAGGTTCATGTCAAGAATGTTCGTTTGGACGATTCCGTGACGCTGAGGGATATCGCGTCGATTACACCTGGATTCGTCGGAGCCGATCTGGCCAACCTCGTGAATGAAGCGGCGTTGTTGGCTGCCCGTGCGAATCTCCAAACCGTGGGCATTGAGCAATTCAACGAAGCCGTCGAACGCGTGACCGCGGGCTTGGAGAAAAAGAACCGGGTGATGAACGAGGATGAAAAGATCCGCGTTGCTTATCACGAATCGGGCCACGCGGTCGTTGCCGCAGCGTTACCCAACACCGATCCGGTCCACAAGGTTAGCATTATTCCACGAGGCTTAGCCGCTCTGGGATACACCATGCAGCGACCAGAGTCCGAGCGTTATTTGATGACCAAGGCCGAGTTGGAAAGCAACATGAAGGTGCTGCTCGCGGGAACCTTGACCGAAGAAATGATTTTCCAAGACATCAGCACGGGAGCTCAGAACGACCTGGAACGTTGTACCGAAATCGCCCGCAGCATGGTGATGGATTACGGAATGAGCCGACTCGGACGAATCAATTTTCGGCGCAGCTCACGATCCCCCTTCTTAGCCGGTGGTGGAGGCGATGGGTTTCAAATGATGCACAGTGATGAAATGGCAAAAATGATCGACAAGGAAGTGGCCAGAATCATCGAAGACGCCTTGGTGCAAACCCGCGAGATCTTAGAGCAGCGTCGTGATGTCCTCGAAGCGGTGACCCAGAAGCTCTTGGATGTTGAAGCCATCGATAGCGACGAGCTGATGCGGTTGATTAAAGAGCATTCGCGGGGCCCGTGGTTGGTTCCTGGAACCGTCACCGCGAAACCACGAGCGGTGATCGCACCCGACACCAGCGCAACGGACGCTGCTGAGGGAACGTAGCACAACCTCTGCTTCCGTTTGCCGCTTGCGAAGTTCGCGAGCGTCTTCGAGGGGGTTTCGTTTGGTCATGCTTGGTTCGTTTGTGGGTAGACAGGTATTGGGTTCAACCCTCTCCCTCGCTGCGCTCGACCTCTCCCAAATGGGAGAGGTAAACAACCCCTGCCCGCGCAGCGGGAGGGGGCGAATGCAGCGATGGGGTTTCGTTTGGTCATGCTTGGTTCGTTTGTGGGTAGACAGGTATTGGGTTCAACCCTCTCCCTCGCTGCGCTCGACCTCTCCCAAATGGGAGAGGTAAACAACCCCTGCCCGCGCAGCGGGAGGGGTCGAGCGCAGCGAGGGGGAGGGCCCAGAGGGAGCCGCCGCCGGGAACTCTCAGCAATCTTCCCCGCGCGCGCGTGCGAGAACCGTGACAGACCACGCGTGAATCGAACGCAAGGGTTCCGCTTCATCGCAACGTGGAACGAAAAGACGCACCGCGTTGCGTCCGAGTTGGGTCAAGTCGACCGAGCCGTTCGATCGCCATTCGTGCTCGTCCGTCCAATCATACGTTTTCCCTTTGGCTTGGAACCGGAACTGGTTCTCCTCCGGCAGTAGCTTGCGGTCTTTCGGATCGCCATAGATCACGGGCTGGATCCCGATTCGTTTGGCCGCCTCGATCGCAATGGCAACACCGTAGGGCTCATTGTCCCAGCGACCCAAGTGCGGTCGAAACGTTCGCTTGCTTAATCGCTGCGATAACGAGGTGTGTGAAAAGCAGACGACGGGATATCGCTTGTCACTCGCGATCGTGTTAGCGACAAGCATTCCGCTACGAGCGATTCTCCTAAGCGTGTCGAACGCCGTTCGCTCCGTCAAAGAAGCGTTGCCGATCAGCAGATCGTCTTGGTACTGGTGCTCCGTTTCCCCCGGCCAAGCTCCGGAGCAGCCGCGCGTGCAGTGAATCAACCAGCCGTCGGAGTCATGAATCCAACGATCATCGGAATCCACTCTTACACCCTGACTTCTCGGAGCCGCCTTGGCACTTCGGTCGTCTTGATCCTCACTCGCGAAGTACCACCCAATGGCTCCCGCAGCAATCAGTTCCGTCGCCGCCGTCTTGTAATCTGGCATGACCGCCACACGCGTCGACGACGCAGGGGCCGCTTGGATTCTTGCACGCAGACAACTTGCAATCGATCCACGTTGGCGGACATAAATCCCATCGACGAAATCCGCCAACGCGATCACCCAGGCGTCTCGCGTCCAGGCCGATCGAGCCGTGGCTTGAACCTCGCAAACGGAGTCCTCGGTGTCGGTTGCCAATGGAGGTGGTTTGTTCACCCAGATGCGGACGCAGGGCACCTTGAAAATCGCGGCAGCGCGGAGCGCCAAGGGCTCGATGGCCGACCCCGCCGCGACCAGCAAGCGGGCTTCTTTGCGGCGCAGCTCATCGATCCGTCGAGCGAGAAATCGACTGACTTCGCGGTGCAGCTTCATGTCGTGTCCCAGCCGGCTGCTGACCGGTGCGACAAGAGGCCGCGGGTCGGCGAGCCAATCACTTGAGGAAAACGCAACCGTGCTGATCGACTCCCTTGTGAAGGCCTGAAGTCGCTTGAGCCGTCGTTCTTGGTTGATGCTCGATTGATCGGTCACCGTGAATCCCAGCGATTTTGGGCTCGCAACGTAAAACCTCTGTCTAACTTAGTGTATCGCGATTCCAGCAGTCTTGCCGAACACCGCCTCCCGTGGTGACAATGGGCAGCCTGCGACGTTTGCGTTGGCCTGTATTTTCTTCTGTCCGAGGACGCCCCCACGATGATGAGTCGAACTGATTACCGACCGCGGCAGCATCGATTTGCTAAGTTTTCAATCAGCCTGGTCCTTTGCATGCTGTCCTCAGTCACGACACCCTTGGTGACCGCTGAGGAACCGGCTGCCGTAGCGGCAAAGGTGGCCGAGGCGGACGCAGTGGTTCCCGTTTGGCCAACGGATCCTCCGGCCTGGAACGCTCCGACGATGGCTGAACAGGATACCAGTGGCCCGGATGGTCGCAACGTTGCGGGAAAATCGGTCATTCGGCTCGGGTATGTGACAAGCCCCGAACTCCACATCTATCGAGCAAAGGCGGGTGTCCAATCGGACACCGCCGTCGTGGTTTGCCCCGGTGGGGGCTATTCCATTTTGGCTTGGGACCTCGAAGGAACCGAGATTGCTGAACTGCTGCAAGAAATGGGCGTCACCGCGGTCGTGTTGAAGTATCGCGTTCCGTCGCGGGGCGAAGCCGAATCATGGAAACCAGCCGTCCAAGATATCCAACGAGCGATCAGCTTAGTGCGTGCAGGAGCCATTCCAGAAGTCAAGGTTTCCAAAGTCGGCGTGCTCGGCTTTTCAGCTGGCGGAAACGCGTCCGCTCGGGCTGCTACCGCGACCCAGCGGCACTACGACTCGGTCGATTCTCACGACCAGCAGAACTATCTGCCCGATTTTGCCGTTCTGGTCTATCCTGCTTGGCTGGTGGAGAAAGACAATCCGACCCAATTGATTGATGGCATCACGGTCAGCGACCAGACGCCGCCAATGTTCTTTGCCCATGCTCGCAACGATGGGATCAGTTGCTTGAACAGCATCACGTTGTTTACGGAATTGCAGAAGCGAGACAAACCAGCGTCGCTGCATGTGTTTTCAGGCGGTGGTCACGGCTTCGGAGCTCGCCCGAACGATCAAGAAACCGATGCTTGGCCTGAATTGTTAGAATTGTGGATGCGTGAGCAGGAGTGGCTAGGGAAGTGAGTGCTAGTAGTAACACCGTCATGATGGAAATTGGCGACGCGCCGATCAAGCTTGACCAGGAGTGGGCCAATGCGCTGACCCATGGCGTTGCAACGATCGTTTCGATTGTTGCTGCCACCCTATTGATCGGCCGAGCCGCCACCGTTGATGCCGGATTGTCCATCGCATGTGCGGCCTACATGGCCGGAGTGATCGGCACGTTTGCCTGTTCGACACTGTCTCATTTGATCCTTCGTCAACCGATGCTCGATACGCTTCGCGCATGGGATCAGGCGATGATCTACACCATGATTTCAGGAACGTACACCCCCATCGTGTATGCCTGTGCCCCCGACACCGTACGAACCCCATTGCTGGTCGCGATCTGGGTCACCGCCGCAGTCGGCTTTTTGGGAAAAATCTTCCTGCGGCATCGCATCAATTCAATCAGCACCGCGTCCTATCTGCTATTGGGTTGGTTGCCATCGATCCCGTTGATCGGGCAAATCCCCTCCTCACTGATCACCGCGATGTTTATCGGCGGATTGCTCTACTCCTTCGGAGTGGTGTTGTTGATCAATGACAGTCGCTTGCGTTACCTGCACGCCCTTTGGCATGTCAGCGTGATGCTGGCCGCGTCCTGTCATTTCCTAGGGATCTACTGGTTCTTGTTGGGGTAAGGCCGAACGATGCCGATCCCATAGAGCATCGAGATTTTCGGCAAGTGCCGATGCGTCACCCACCAACAGCCAATAACGATAGCGGTAGCTCGCTGCGGGTCCCAAGTTCGCTCGATCGATCGGAGCGATCAAGGTGGCGAGCAAGCGGTAACGTTGAGGCATGGTCATCAGGATCCGAAAAAAGGTGAACTCAGCATCGACTCGATCGATCACTTACCGTCGTTCCGCGTTGATGCTGCCGAACCAAGATCATCGTCGTCAACGCGATGGCTGCAAGAGCGCTTTGCGGGGTCCAACACAGAAAGATCCCTTTCAGCACCTTGTCGAACTCCATGCCCAGCCCATGTCCGACGGCAATGGCGACCGCAATCAGCGTGAAGGCAGCTGGCGTGATGATGGCGACTCGGCGTTGCCATGACAAACGACGTGGCAACATCGCAATGGCCACCAAACAGATCGGTCCAAGGACGTAAATGGCAACGAGGGTCTCGGGATGAATGGCCAACTTGCTCGCGACCGCTGCGAACACCGCAGCGAGGGTCGTGGCGACCATCAATCCAAACAGACTGAACTGCACCGGTTGCTGCATCGGGTTTGACTCTTCGGCATCCAGTGCTTCGACCAAACGATTGAGCCGATCATGCTTCGACACTGCGAGGAGCCCCAAGACCATTCCCAAGGCGGCAGCGACCAAAATATTGAGCCCCATCGCAGCATAGTCGGCAAACAGCCCACCATAGGTCCGGCCGCCTTCCCAAATCACAAAAGGAAACCCAATCGCTTCGGCATTTGATTTCGGCTTGCCAATCAGGCTACTCCAATCACTCGAACGGACGAAGTATGACAATGCATTGACCGTCGCCATGATCAACATGCCGACCGCTGTAGCTCGCAGGAACCAGCGCACCCGCGTACCGGTCAGCGGGGTTGTTGAAGCGGCGGTGTCGTGATCATTCAAACGCAATTATCCTGACGTCAAACAGCAGGTGCCTTCGCCGACCCTGCCTACACCGCTGGTTGCGTCGGCCGGGCGAATCCAAGTTCCGCCAAATGCTCTGCGGTTCGTTTGACCGTGAAACGGATCTGTTCTTCGCTGTGCTCACACGTGATGAAGAAACGCAGTCGCGCGGCGGACTCGTCGACGGCAGGGTACAAGATCGGTTGAACGTTGATGCCGTCCGCTTTCAATCGGTTTGATAAACGGAGCGCAACCATCGAATTCCCGGTAATCACGGGGACCACCGGCGTCCCTTCGCTATCGCCTGTATCCAATCCCGCTTGACGGCAGAGCGAGAGGAACAATTCGCTCCGCTGGTGAAGCCGTCGAACTCGCTCGGGTTCATCGGCAAGGGTTTCAATCGCAGCCAGGGCAGCTGCAACTTGCGCCGGAGGCATCCCCACACTAAAGACGAATCCGGGCGCGGTGTACTTTAGCAGTTCCACCAGCTCGCAGCTGCCAGCGATATAGCCGCCACACGAGGCACCGGATTTACTCAGTGTTCCCATCCAAATGTCGACGTCGCGCGCATCCATATGGTAATGCTCCGCCATGCCTCGCCCCGTCTCCCCCATGGTCCCGAAACTATGAGCCTCATCAACCATCAGCATCGCTCGATGCTTGCGTTTGACCGTGACGAACTCGGGCACATTCGCAAAATCGCCGTCCATGCTGTAAACGCCCTCGATCACGATCAACACGCGGCGATATTGTGATCGCAATTCGGTCAACATCCGATCGAGAGCATTGAAGTTGTTGTGAGGAAACGGTCGTCGTCGAGCTCCCGACAACAAGGCGCCTTGCACGATGCTGTTGTGAGCGAGCGAATCGTGCAAAATCAAATCCCCCGCACCAACGAGGTAACCGATGGTGGTCTCGTTGGTTGCATGGCCGCCAACCATCAACACCGAATCGTCAACCCCAATCCAATCGGCGATCGCTTTTTCGAGCTTCCCATGAATCGGCTTTTCACCGGATACCAATCGACTTGCCGAAACACTCGTGCCGTACTGGCGAACCGCTTTGGCAGCCGCGTCGGTCACTCGCGGGTGACCACTCATGCCGAGATAATTGTAGGAGGCAAAGCTGATGTATTCCTTGCCATCCACAACCGTCGTGTCGCGAACAATGCCGTCGTGAACCGTAAAGTACGGATTCGAACAACCGGTCATTTCCAATTGCTGCATCGTGGTCTTCAAGCGGCGATATTCCGCAAATTGGGCAATGTCGTCCTCGGGTTCGATCGCTGGCAAATCCTCTGCGAGGGTGCCCATTCTTTTCGACGATGCCGAATCCTCGCTATTGAGAAACGCGACGGCTCGCGTCTCGCCACCCGGCGGCAGATATCGCTCAATCGCTTGAGCGGTTTGACCTACCGTTTCAATCTCATCGAGAACTTGCTCGGGGAACCGTCCACCGAAGGTTCGTTCCAAACTGCGGGCGATTTCGAGTCGTTCGAGGCTATCGAGTCCCAGATCAAGAACAATGTTGGTATCGAGGTCCAACGTCAGGGCTCGCTCGCTGGCAACGTTGCGAATGTGCTTCTTAATCGCCTCGACGACCAACTCATTCACGTCCTCGGCACGGACGGTCGTGGCACGTCCCGTGGCGGCAGCGGCTTGCATCATCGGTTGCAAATATCGGTCGTCAACTGCGGCCGATTCTTCTTCACGCCGAACCCATTTGGCGATTAATTTCAAATCGCCGTCACGTACCGCGTGCAAGCACGCATGACGTTGGATCTTGCCACTGCTGGTCTTCGGCACACTACTGTTGCGAATCAAGTAAACCGCATCGGGCGGTAATTCGTGGTCGGCGGTCACGGCTCGCCGGATCGCTTGGAGGTGGGCATTCCAGTCGAGATCTCGCACGCGAACCGCTTCGGCAACGATCACCAATTGCTCACGACCGTCGTACTCCATCGCGAACGCCGCAACCGAACCCGCTTGAACCGCATCGCTGGCACCTTCAACCGTTTCTTCGATGTCTTGCGGGTAACGG contains:
- the ftsH gene encoding ATP-dependent zinc metalloprotease FtsH, coding for MSDEKRRKPTSNETRGGGNMWFVLAAIISAVLISAFWFGNTEQRLRYPDLLALLKEQSRSLATEQPQGDPNVNRESAATEDAEAETDDGVIVVPSIADSSRQIEYSNPQDILVAEDMITGTVLYRELKKQGDLSASPRTRVKFETIRTMRNEAEDAQLAELLESSGVVWDNDRPSRFFEDHWPELLMIGVLVMLGIMMLRRMGGVGSPMSFSRSRGKLYGQEDLPVTFGDVAGIEEAIDEVREVVDFLKNSEKYQALGGRIPKGVLLVGPPGTGKTLLAKAIAGEAGVPFFSLSGSDFVEMFVGVGAARVRDMFQQATSRAPCIIFIDELDALGKSRSGSVVGGHDEREQTLNALLVEMDGFDSNSGVMIVAATNRPETLDPALLRPGRFDRHVLVDRPDVGGREEILKVHVKNVRLDDSVTLRDIASITPGFVGADLANLVNEAALLAARANLQTVGIEQFNEAVERVTAGLEKKNRVMNEDEKIRVAYHESGHAVVAAALPNTDPVHKVSIIPRGLAALGYTMQRPESERYLMTKAELESNMKVLLAGTLTEEMIFQDISTGAQNDLERCTEIARSMVMDYGMSRLGRINFRRSSRSPFLAGGGGDGFQMMHSDEMAKMIDKEVARIIEDALVQTREILEQRRDVLEAVTQKLLDVEAIDSDELMRLIKEHSRGPWLVPGTVTAKPRAVIAPDTSATDAAEGT
- a CDS encoding alpha/beta hydrolase, producing MMSRTDYRPRQHRFAKFSISLVLCMLSSVTTPLVTAEEPAAVAAKVAEADAVVPVWPTDPPAWNAPTMAEQDTSGPDGRNVAGKSVIRLGYVTSPELHIYRAKAGVQSDTAVVVCPGGGYSILAWDLEGTEIAELLQEMGVTAVVLKYRVPSRGEAESWKPAVQDIQRAISLVRAGAIPEVKVSKVGVLGFSAGGNASARAATATQRHYDSVDSHDQQNYLPDFAVLVYPAWLVEKDNPTQLIDGITVSDQTPPMFFAHARNDGISCLNSITLFTELQKRDKPASLHVFSGGGHGFGARPNDQETDAWPELLELWMREQEWLGK
- the trhA gene encoding PAQR family membrane homeostasis protein TrhA → MSASSNTVMMEIGDAPIKLDQEWANALTHGVATIVSIVAATLLIGRAATVDAGLSIACAAYMAGVIGTFACSTLSHLILRQPMLDTLRAWDQAMIYTMISGTYTPIVYACAPDTVRTPLLVAIWVTAAVGFLGKIFLRHRINSISTASYLLLGWLPSIPLIGQIPSSLITAMFIGGLLYSFGVVLLINDSRLRYLHALWHVSVMLAASCHFLGIYWFLLG
- a CDS encoding aminotransferase class I/II-fold pyridoxal phosphate-dependent enzyme → MDLTEFFGKQSPPRDHYVSVLGYWAEQRPDESAFVFTDVEASEQRITYAELWHEVRALAGYLQDRCRIRSGDRVLLLYPPGLDFVIGFFACHAAGAVAVPAYPPRRNRKASRIRSIVVDADTRWALSTQSVVEQLTGDQKYDDLVGVQLLGTDDKSCRRIDKWRIPKLSCDSLAVLQYTSGSTGSPKGVMLTQGNLIANSKLILQAFEPDNAVCGLSWLPTYHDMGLVGGVLMPMFIGRTNVLMSPMTFLQRPARWLQGISKYGVSISGGPNFAYQLCVDKIAEDELQGVDLSSWEIAFNGAEPIRASTIHAFCERFEASGFRRGAFLPCYGMAETTLLVTGGPAETRPVITPFSGKQLDKKVVEAVEPDSESARSLIGCGRVLPEETVLIVDAETRMPLADDQIGEIWIQSPSVGQGYYQRKDATEQTFFAHTADGQGPFLRTGDLGFLHQDQLYVSGRLKDMIIVRGVNRYPQDIEETVEGASDAVQAGSVAAFAMEYDGREQLVIVAEAVRVRDLDWNAHLQAIRRAVTADHELPPDAVYLIRNSSVPKTSSGKIQRHACLHAVRDGDLKLIAKWVRREEESAAVDDRYLQPMMQAAAATGRATTVRAEDVNELVVEAIKKHIRNVASERALTLDLDTNIVLDLGLDSLERLEIARSLERTFGGRFPEQVLDEIETVGQTAQAIERYLPPGGETRAVAFLNSEDSASSKRMGTLAEDLPAIEPEDDIAQFAEYRRLKTTMQQLEMTGCSNPYFTVHDGIVRDTTVVDGKEYISFASYNYLGMSGHPRVTDAAAKAVRQYGTSVSASRLVSGEKPIHGKLEKAIADWIGVDDSVLMVGGHATNETTIGYLVGAGDLILHDSLAHNSIVQGALLSGARRRPFPHNNFNALDRMLTELRSQYRRVLIVIEGVYSMDGDFANVPEFVTVKRKHRAMLMVDEAHSFGTMGETGRGMAEHYHMDARDVDIWMGTLSKSGASCGGYIAGSCELVELLKYTAPGFVFSVGMPPAQVAAALAAIETLADEPERVRRLHQRSELFLSLCRQAGLDTGDSEGTPVVPVITGNSMVALRLSNRLKADGINVQPILYPAVDESAARLRFFITCEHSEEQIRFTVKRTAEHLAELGFARPTQPAV